From the Candidatus Rokuibacteriota bacterium genome, one window contains:
- a CDS encoding enoyl-CoA hydratase/isomerase family protein produces MSEFLRVERKGAVAILWIDRQPKMNTMTVAMRNEFPGIFAGLEADEGVRVIVVRGAGGKAFSAGGDVAEFLTLAPADLELWGDTLTSAERCRKPVIAAIDGFAMGAGLELAVACDFRIATLRSEFAFPEV; encoded by the coding sequence ATGAGCGAGTTCCTGCGGGTGGAGCGGAAGGGCGCCGTGGCGATACTCTGGATCGACCGGCAGCCCAAGATGAACACCATGACGGTGGCGATGCGGAACGAGTTCCCGGGCATCTTCGCCGGCCTCGAGGCCGACGAGGGGGTCCGCGTGATCGTGGTCCGCGGGGCGGGGGGCAAGGCCTTCAGCGCCGGCGGGGACGTCGCGGAGTTCCTGACCCTCGCCCCCGCCGACCTCGAGCTGTGGGGGGACACGCTCACCTCCGCCGAGCGCTGCCGCAAGCCCGTCATCGCGGCCATCGACGGCTTCGCCATGGGAGCCGGCCTCGAGCTGGCCGTGGCCTGCGACTTCCGCATCGCGACGCTCCGCTCGGAGTTCGCCTTCCCCGAGGTG
- a CDS encoding AMP-binding protein, with amino-acid sequence MTLARLLDRAALRHPEAPAVVDGARRVTYADLASQAAALGRAFAGLGVRRGDRVLFALKNRLEHVLAYWALQTIGAVPVPANFRLAGGELRYVLENSGARVALFERATAAAMLEATQRWRGRLVFVGDAPPGGTLAFAELLASGAGAAALSSPVAEGDLSLILYTSGTTGRPKGVPRTHRNHHAGALAHVIQCGYQWGERTLGVMPLYHTMGIHSLTSMVAVNGCFVCQADWSAGAALSHIETERLTALYLIPTLYHDLVHSPAFRPERVASVRKLAYAGAPMLAALTGACVAAFRPVTFVNHYGSTEIYTFSVFPDVHTKPGCAGRPGIHSRLRVVAASAERRVGPDETVPAGEKGEIIASLDSEEAFAGYWNRPDADAKALRDGWYFTGDMGYLDEAGDLFVSGRVDDMIISGGENIHPVEVEEALARHPEVRDVAVVGEPDEKWGERVVAFVVAGDAGLTAEVLDRHCRESGDLASFKRPRRFVFVKEIPKTASGKILRRLLRDGHYVEVTA; translated from the coding sequence GTGACCCTCGCCCGGCTCCTTGATCGCGCGGCGCTGCGACACCCGGAGGCGCCAGCCGTCGTGGACGGCGCGCGCCGGGTGACCTACGCCGACCTCGCCAGCCAGGCGGCGGCGCTCGGCCGCGCCTTCGCGGGGCTGGGCGTCCGCCGGGGCGACCGCGTGCTCTTCGCGCTCAAGAACCGCCTCGAGCACGTGCTGGCGTACTGGGCGCTCCAGACCATCGGCGCCGTGCCGGTGCCGGCGAACTTCAGGCTCGCGGGAGGCGAGCTCCGCTATGTGCTCGAGAACTCAGGCGCCCGCGTCGCGCTCTTCGAGCGGGCGACGGCTGCGGCCATGCTCGAGGCGACGCAGCGATGGCGGGGGCGCCTCGTCTTTGTCGGCGACGCCCCGCCCGGGGGGACGCTGGCGTTCGCCGAGCTGCTGGCGTCGGGGGCGGGGGCCGCCGCGCTCTCGTCGCCCGTGGCGGAGGGCGATCTCTCCCTCATCCTCTATACCTCGGGGACGACGGGCCGGCCCAAGGGCGTGCCGCGAACCCACCGGAACCACCACGCGGGTGCCCTCGCCCACGTGATCCAGTGCGGCTACCAGTGGGGTGAGCGCACGCTCGGCGTCATGCCGCTCTACCACACGATGGGGATCCACTCGCTGACGAGCATGGTCGCGGTGAACGGCTGCTTCGTCTGCCAGGCGGACTGGAGCGCGGGCGCGGCGCTCTCGCACATCGAGACGGAGCGGCTCACCGCGCTCTACCTCATCCCCACGCTCTACCACGATCTGGTGCACTCCCCGGCGTTCAGGCCGGAGCGGGTCGCATCGGTGAGGAAGCTCGCCTACGCGGGCGCGCCCATGCTGGCCGCGCTCACCGGGGCCTGCGTGGCCGCCTTCCGCCCCGTGACCTTCGTGAACCATTACGGGTCCACTGAGATCTACACGTTCTCGGTCTTCCCGGATGTCCACACCAAGCCCGGCTGTGCCGGCCGCCCCGGGATCCACTCGCGGCTGCGCGTCGTCGCGGCGAGCGCGGAGCGGCGCGTGGGGCCCGACGAGACCGTGCCGGCCGGCGAGAAGGGCGAGATCATCGCCAGCCTGGACTCCGAGGAGGCCTTCGCCGGCTACTGGAACCGCCCGGACGCGGATGCGAAGGCGCTCCGCGACGGCTGGTACTTCACCGGCGACATGGGCTACCTCGACGAGGCCGGGGATCTCTTCGTCTCCGGCCGGGTCGACGACATGATCATCAGCGGGGGGGAGAACATCCACCCGGTGGAGGTCGAGGAGGCGCTGGCCCGGCATCCCGAGGTGCGGGACGTCGCGGTGGTGGGCGAGCCCGACGAGAAGTGGGGCGAGCGGGTGGTGGCCTTCGTCGTGGCCGGGGACGCGGGCCTGACTGCGGAGGTGCTCGACCGGCACTGCCGCGAGAGCGGCGACCTCGCCAGCTTCAAGCGGCCGCGGCGCTTCGTCTTCGTCAAGGAGATCCCGAAGACCGCCTCCGGCAAGATCCTCCGCCGGCTCCTGCGCGATGGACACTACGTGGAGGTCACTGCATGA